A part of Amycolatopsis lurida genomic DNA contains:
- a CDS encoding phage distal tail protein, with protein sequence MTTMRPPGTVLQQPVFSVDGWAGNTVDTEGVEWWVTKEEGWASSPSVRLTLTDRPERDGAFDAPSYRSPRVITLEGTAVAPDRISKERAKDRLAAVLNDGSRLFPLVVTEPHAVRRAMVRLSSESKILDKKAGVFEFSVQVTAPDPLRYSAELRVASCPLPSSAGGLTFPLTFPLDFGTGATGGRLSLANDGTVAAWPTWKISGPCADPVIVNTQTGEELAFQIQLAAGEVLVVDTDARTVLLQGLASRRSVLLPHSRWFPLGRGGIDVAFRAAVYNPAARLTAEWRDAWS encoded by the coding sequence ATGACCACGATGCGGCCCCCGGGAACCGTTCTGCAGCAACCGGTTTTCTCGGTCGACGGCTGGGCGGGCAATACGGTCGACACCGAGGGCGTGGAGTGGTGGGTGACCAAGGAGGAAGGCTGGGCCTCCTCCCCCTCCGTCCGGCTCACGCTGACCGACCGGCCGGAGCGGGACGGCGCGTTCGACGCGCCGTCCTATCGCTCGCCCAGGGTGATCACGTTGGAGGGCACCGCGGTCGCGCCGGACCGGATCAGCAAGGAGCGCGCCAAAGACCGGTTGGCCGCCGTGCTCAACGACGGATCGCGGCTGTTCCCACTCGTGGTGACCGAGCCCCACGCGGTGCGCCGGGCGATGGTGCGGCTGTCCAGCGAGTCGAAGATCCTGGACAAGAAGGCGGGCGTCTTCGAGTTCTCGGTACAGGTCACCGCGCCGGATCCACTGCGCTACTCCGCCGAACTGCGTGTCGCGAGCTGTCCGCTGCCCAGCTCCGCGGGCGGGTTGACGTTCCCGCTGACCTTCCCCCTGGACTTCGGCACCGGTGCCACCGGCGGCAGGCTGTCGCTGGCGAACGACGGCACGGTGGCGGCCTGGCCGACGTGGAAGATCAGCGGCCCGTGCGCCGACCCGGTGATCGTCAACACCCAGACCGGTGAAGAGCTGGCGTTTCAGATCCAGCTGGCCGCCGGCGAGGTGCTCGTCGTGGACACCGACGCGCGAACCGTGCTGCTGCAAGGCCTCGCGTCGCGCCGCTCGGTGCTGTTACCCCATTCCCGCTGGTTCCCGCTCGGCCGCGGCGGGATCGACGTCGCGTTCCGGGCCGCCGTCTACAACCCGGCCGCGCGGCTGACCGCCGAATGGCGTGACGCATGGAGCTGA
- a CDS encoding phage tail protein: MRNALVQATGAVGRFRAALAQASGAGGQFRTATSQSATQVRQLKTAADQAARSVQQAGRQAASGGGFFSRFSQGLRTATTAQRGLNAAMKANVLGFLLSLLLPLVAKIVDMAMQSQRVRQVVSAAFRIIGQVVGAVMDFIRKIISAVWPWIETYVRTYINIVMTVIRTVMNVIQTVISTVWNVISTIFRTAMNVISTVVSGAWNGIKNVIMPVITWIGEAIPAVWNRVTGALRAAWDGLAGFARAAFEAVLGAVKAPINAIIGLVNMAIRGLNSISVTIPDWVPFVGGKTFGINLPQIPQLAAGGIATPVPGGRLVNVAEAGHAEAIIPLSKLPQLLDLTNKRRDDKPVTVNIHPRARQSEYEIGRIAARELAWAGKR, encoded by the coding sequence ATGAGAAATGCCTTGGTACAGGCCACGGGCGCGGTCGGCCGGTTCCGTGCGGCGCTGGCGCAGGCCAGTGGGGCGGGCGGCCAGTTCCGTACGGCCACGAGCCAGAGCGCCACCCAGGTCCGCCAGCTCAAGACCGCGGCCGACCAGGCGGCCAGGTCCGTACAGCAGGCCGGGCGGCAGGCGGCGTCCGGTGGCGGGTTCTTCTCCCGGTTCAGCCAGGGGCTGCGCACGGCGACCACCGCCCAAAGAGGACTCAACGCCGCGATGAAGGCCAACGTCCTCGGCTTCCTGCTGAGCCTGTTGCTGCCGCTGGTCGCCAAGATCGTCGACATGGCCATGCAGTCGCAGCGCGTGCGGCAAGTCGTGTCGGCGGCCTTCCGGATCATCGGGCAGGTCGTCGGCGCGGTGATGGATTTCATCCGCAAGATCATCAGCGCGGTATGGCCGTGGATCGAGACCTACGTCCGGACGTACATAAACATCGTCATGACGGTGATCCGGACCGTCATGAACGTCATCCAGACGGTCATTTCCACGGTCTGGAACGTGATCTCCACGATCTTCCGCACCGCCATGAACGTGATCAGCACGGTCGTCTCCGGTGCCTGGAACGGCATCAAGAACGTGATCATGCCGGTCATCACCTGGATCGGTGAGGCCATCCCGGCCGTCTGGAACCGGGTGACCGGCGCGTTGCGCGCGGCGTGGGACGGGCTGGCCGGTTTCGCGCGCGCCGCGTTCGAAGCGGTACTCGGGGCGGTCAAGGCCCCCATCAACGCGATCATCGGCCTGGTCAACATGGCCATCCGCGGCCTCAACAGCATCAGCGTCACCATCCCGGACTGGGTGCCGTTCGTCGGCGGGAAGACCTTCGGGATCAACCTGCCGCAGATCCCGCAGCTGGCCGCGGGCGGTATCGCCACGCCGGTGCCGGGCGGGCGGCTGGTGAACGTCGCCGAGGCCGGGCACGCCGAGGCGATCATCCCGTTGTCGAAGCTGCCGCAACTGCTCGACCTGACGAACAAACGCCGCGACGACAAGCCGGTCACGGTGAACATCCACCCGAGGGCGCGGCAGTCCGAATACGAGATCGGCCGGATCGCCGCGCGCGAACTCGCCTGGGCGGGGAAGCGATGA
- a CDS encoding DUF3618 domain-containing protein, producing MARDPETIEREIEQARNALVATLDQLGTKANPAKLVDSAKTGLRAKLDEPKVKYPLIGGAVLIGVLLIRKLLK from the coding sequence GTGGCTCGCGATCCCGAGACCATCGAGCGTGAGATCGAGCAGGCCAGGAACGCGCTGGTCGCCACGCTCGACCAGCTGGGCACGAAGGCGAACCCCGCGAAGCTGGTGGATTCCGCGAAGACCGGCCTGCGCGCGAAGCTGGACGAGCCCAAGGTGAAGTACCCGCTCATCGGCGGGGCGGTGCTGATCGGCGTGCTGCTGATCCGCAAACTCCTGAAGTAG
- a CDS encoding TetR/AcrR family transcriptional regulator: MRQMIEIAEEVFADRGYSAASMDDIAERVGVSKPMLYEYFNSKEGLLLACIQQSRAALREVTERATIGATSAEDALRRGLLAFFVFIRERRQAWSLLRHEMALIGTGAADEIEQTRRQQTDLIAALMGDYFDAGDDLHAEASAEFVVGACERLAIWCERHEDVSPETATGYAMDVLWSGLSGRAR, encoded by the coding sequence ATGCGGCAAATGATCGAGATCGCTGAGGAGGTCTTCGCCGACCGCGGCTACAGCGCGGCGTCGATGGACGACATCGCGGAACGCGTCGGGGTCTCCAAGCCGATGCTCTACGAGTACTTCAACTCGAAAGAGGGGCTGCTGCTGGCCTGCATCCAGCAGTCGCGGGCAGCACTGCGCGAGGTCACCGAACGGGCGACCATCGGCGCGACGTCCGCCGAGGACGCGCTGCGGCGCGGGCTGCTCGCCTTCTTCGTCTTCATCCGCGAACGACGGCAGGCCTGGTCACTGCTCCGCCACGAAATGGCTCTGATCGGAACCGGGGCCGCCGACGAGATCGAGCAGACCCGGCGCCAGCAGACCGACCTGATCGCCGCACTGATGGGTGACTACTTCGACGCCGGGGACGACCTCCACGCCGAGGCGTCCGCGGAATTCGTCGTCGGCGCGTGCGAGCGGCTCGCGATCTGGTGCGAACGACACGAGGACGTCAGCCCCGAAACGGCGACCGGATACGCCATGGACGTCCTCTGGTCAGGCCTGTCCGGGCGGGCCCGCTGA
- a CDS encoding flavin-containing monooxygenase — MGNRTETGVVIVGTGFSGLGMAIQLRKEGREDFVILEKADDVGGTWRDNTYPGCACDIPSHMYSYSFEQNPGWSRAYSPQPEIWQYMRDVAAKYDLHRFIRFGQEMTGARWDADENRWHVASKSGDEFVAPALVAGVGALHLPQIPKLPGIERFQGRAFHSARWEHDYDLAGKRVAVVGTGASAIQFVPRIAKDVAELTLFQRTPPWIMPKPDREMPEALRKTFSSVPLLQRAFRDVLYWGLEARAIGFNGQPWVMKIGQRIAQRNIHKSVKDPELRRKLTPDYTMGCKRVLVSNDYYPALARDNVDVVTDGVKEVREHSVVDGAGVEHEVDAIIYGTGFHVTDAFDDLEIIGRDGRNLGKEWATEGMRTYQGITVSGFPNLFFLLGPNTGLGHNSVVFMIEAQISYVAQALRLARGKALDPRPEAQERFNGEIQRKLAKGIWTQGGCKSWYLDAKGVNRTIWPGFTWRYWLDTRKVRREDYELLG, encoded by the coding sequence ATGGGCAACCGCACCGAGACCGGTGTCGTCATCGTCGGAACCGGTTTCTCCGGGCTGGGCATGGCCATTCAGCTGCGCAAAGAGGGCCGCGAGGACTTCGTGATCCTGGAGAAGGCCGACGACGTGGGCGGCACGTGGCGGGACAACACCTACCCCGGCTGCGCCTGCGACATTCCCTCGCATATGTACTCGTACTCGTTCGAGCAGAACCCCGGCTGGTCCCGCGCGTACTCGCCGCAGCCGGAGATCTGGCAGTACATGCGCGACGTCGCCGCGAAGTACGACCTGCACCGCTTCATCCGCTTCGGTCAGGAGATGACCGGCGCCCGCTGGGACGCGGACGAGAACCGCTGGCATGTCGCGTCGAAGTCGGGTGACGAGTTCGTCGCGCCCGCGCTGGTCGCCGGAGTCGGCGCGCTGCACCTGCCGCAGATCCCGAAGCTGCCCGGCATCGAGCGTTTCCAGGGCCGGGCGTTCCACTCGGCGCGGTGGGAACACGACTACGACCTCGCCGGCAAGCGCGTCGCCGTGGTCGGCACCGGCGCGAGCGCGATCCAGTTCGTGCCGCGGATCGCGAAGGACGTCGCCGAGCTGACGCTCTTCCAGCGGACGCCGCCGTGGATCATGCCGAAGCCGGACCGTGAGATGCCGGAAGCGCTCCGGAAGACGTTCAGCTCGGTGCCGCTGCTGCAGCGCGCCTTCCGCGACGTTCTCTACTGGGGTCTCGAAGCCCGCGCGATCGGCTTCAACGGACAGCCGTGGGTGATGAAGATCGGCCAGCGCATCGCGCAGCGCAACATCCACAAGAGCGTGAAGGACCCGGAGCTGCGCCGGAAGCTGACGCCGGACTACACCATGGGCTGCAAGCGGGTCCTGGTCTCCAACGACTACTACCCGGCGCTCGCGCGGGACAACGTCGACGTCGTCACCGACGGCGTGAAAGAGGTCCGCGAGCACAGCGTCGTCGACGGCGCCGGTGTCGAGCACGAGGTCGACGCGATCATCTACGGCACCGGATTCCACGTCACCGACGCCTTCGACGATCTGGAGATCATCGGCCGGGACGGGCGCAACCTCGGCAAGGAGTGGGCGACCGAGGGGATGCGGACGTACCAGGGCATCACCGTGTCCGGGTTCCCGAACCTGTTCTTCCTGCTCGGCCCGAACACCGGGCTGGGGCACAACTCCGTGGTGTTCATGATCGAAGCGCAGATCTCCTACGTCGCGCAGGCGCTGCGGCTCGCCCGCGGCAAGGCGCTCGACCCGCGGCCGGAGGCGCAGGAGCGCTTCAACGGCGAGATCCAGCGCAAACTCGCCAAGGGCATCTGGACCCAGGGCGGCTGCAAGAGCTGGTACCTCGACGCGAAGGGCGTCAACCGCACGATCTGGCCGGGCTTCACCTGGCGGTACTGGCTCGACACCCGCAAGGTGCGCCGCGAGGACTACGAACTCCTCGGCTGA
- a CDS encoding helix-turn-helix domain-containing protein — protein sequence MLIDAESYQRILGDELRKLRRKRGWTRKELNQHLQSEISLQTLATYELGTRHCSVVRLVELCVAMDELPQDLLAKVHRRVFVDEPGRVRVDLRQVIKDDQEELLPLRRWADDRLKRSSDNGSAEVHLDLAALERMAELCGIPTVDLIGRLRRLNPS from the coding sequence GTGCTGATCGACGCTGAGAGCTATCAGCGGATACTCGGAGACGAGCTCCGCAAGCTCCGCCGTAAACGTGGCTGGACACGCAAGGAACTGAACCAGCATCTGCAGAGCGAGATCTCGCTCCAGACGCTGGCGACCTACGAGCTGGGCACCCGGCACTGTTCCGTGGTGCGGCTGGTCGAACTGTGCGTCGCGATGGACGAGCTGCCACAGGATCTGCTGGCCAAGGTGCATCGCCGGGTGTTCGTGGACGAACCGGGCCGGGTCCGGGTCGACCTGCGCCAGGTGATCAAGGACGACCAGGAGGAACTGCTCCCGCTGCGGCGGTGGGCGGACGACCGGCTCAAACGGTCGAGCGACAACGGCTCCGCCGAAGTCCATCTCGACCTCGCGGCGCTGGAACGGATGGCCGAACTCTGCGGCATCCCCACCGTCGATCTCATCGGAAGGCTTCGCCGGCTCAACCCCTCATGA
- a CDS encoding LCP family protein: MGLTGYAWAAMDGLTFANVGIGADEGEKPADGARDILLVGLDSRTDAQGNPLSKEVLAQLRAGQADGELNTDSLIFVHIPNDGSKAVAISLPRDSYVDIPGGYGKHKINSAYARAMLDERKKQQENGVSDPKELDQKANEAGAKTLIKTVEQLTGSTIDNYAAINLLGFSEITQAIGGVDVCLNDDVNDQFSGAKFTKGPHTISGVEALGFVRQRHGLPRGDLDRVVRQQVFMAGMARKVLSAGTLANPGKLNDLITAIKKSVVLNQNWDVFGFAQQMKSLTGGQLEFRTIPIVNIEYKTPNDGVAIQVDPKQVKNFVQGLAGPQPGEQQQAPPAESPNKATTVDVRNSTPRDGLASSVLKQLVDKGFTAGDTATASARKKTVVWVAKGEKAKGQAVAEALGGNPTVQEDKSVEAGHVMVFLGSDFKAPSGTEGSGSSQNAAGSSAAAPPPEQSAEKPITAEGVPCVN; encoded by the coding sequence ATGGGCCTGACCGGGTACGCGTGGGCCGCGATGGACGGCCTGACCTTCGCGAACGTCGGCATCGGCGCGGACGAAGGCGAGAAGCCCGCCGACGGCGCCCGCGACATCCTGCTCGTCGGCCTCGACAGCCGCACGGACGCGCAGGGCAATCCGCTGTCGAAGGAGGTCCTGGCCCAGCTGCGTGCCGGACAGGCCGACGGCGAACTGAACACCGACTCGCTGATCTTCGTGCACATCCCGAACGACGGCTCCAAGGCCGTCGCGATCTCGCTGCCGCGCGACTCCTACGTCGACATCCCCGGCGGCTACGGGAAGCACAAGATCAACTCGGCCTACGCCCGCGCGATGCTCGACGAGCGCAAGAAGCAGCAGGAGAACGGCGTCTCCGACCCGAAGGAACTCGACCAGAAGGCCAACGAGGCCGGGGCGAAGACCCTGATCAAGACGGTCGAGCAGCTGACCGGGTCGACCATCGACAACTACGCCGCCATCAACCTGCTGGGCTTCAGCGAGATCACGCAGGCCATCGGCGGGGTCGACGTCTGCCTCAACGACGACGTCAACGACCAGTTCTCCGGCGCGAAGTTCACCAAGGGCCCGCACACCATCTCCGGTGTCGAGGCGCTCGGCTTCGTCCGGCAGCGGCACGGGCTGCCGCGCGGCGACCTCGACCGGGTCGTCCGGCAGCAGGTGTTCATGGCCGGGATGGCGCGGAAGGTGCTGTCGGCGGGCACGCTCGCGAACCCGGGCAAGCTCAACGACCTGATCACGGCGATCAAGAAGTCGGTCGTGCTCAACCAGAACTGGGACGTCTTCGGCTTCGCGCAGCAGATGAAGAGCCTGACCGGCGGCCAGCTCGAGTTCCGGACGATCCCGATCGTCAACATCGAGTACAAGACCCCGAACGACGGCGTCGCCATCCAGGTCGACCCGAAGCAGGTGAAGAACTTCGTCCAGGGGCTCGCGGGCCCGCAGCCGGGCGAACAGCAGCAGGCGCCGCCCGCCGAGTCGCCCAACAAGGCGACCACGGTCGACGTCCGCAACTCGACGCCCCGGGACGGGCTGGCCTCGTCGGTGCTGAAGCAGCTCGTCGACAAGGGCTTCACCGCTGGTGACACGGCCACCGCGAGCGCGCGCAAGAAGACGGTCGTCTGGGTCGCCAAGGGCGAGAAGGCGAAGGGTCAGGCGGTCGCCGAGGCACTCGGCGGCAACCCGACCGTCCAGGAGGACAAGAGCGTCGAGGCCGGGCATGTGATGGTCTTCCTCGGGTCGGACTTCAAGGCGCCGAGCGGCACGGAAGGCTCCGGCTCCTCGCAGAACGCCGCCGGTTCGTCGGCCGCCGCGCCCCCGCCCGAGCAGTCCGCCGAGAAGCCGATCACCGCCGAAGGCGTGCCCTGCGTCAACTGA